Proteins encoded together in one Plasmodium cynomolgi strain B DNA, chromosome 9, whole genome shotgun sequence window:
- a CDS encoding vacuolar ATP synthase subunit F (putative): MTSRRHKFFNETDLKIYIIGDEDSVVGFLLAGIGFRDGLGKKNFFIVNSKTNKTEIEEVFKEYTSKNDCGVILMNQQVSTQGKKNLSASNCHNVTNQRSREMTDP; the protein is encoded by the exons ATGACATCGAGAagacataaattttttaatgaaacaGATTTAAAGATATACATCATAGGGGATGAG GACTCTGTAGTGGGCTTCTTACTAGCTGGCATAGGCTTTCGGGATGGcttagggaaaaaaaatttcttcatcgtGAATTCAA AAACGAACAAAACCGAAATAGAGGAAGTGTTCAAGGAATACACCTCAAAAAACGACTGCGGAGTTATTCTAATGAACCAACAGGTGAGCAcacaagggaagaaaaatctcTCTGCATCGAACTGCCATAACGTGACAAACCAACGAAGCAGAGAAATGACTGACCCATGA
- a CDS encoding hypothetical protein (putative) translates to LFVYSFTYLLSFPFFPFLRSKFCTPTRASPFYSQNNCQQLSFNDKMESSEAQSLKVVQSNPNEQSAYKDTHTTALPENYNESANNVGKTNPLEGYYTVAQDDSTPIDANNIPYIIPEMNESGMTVDPTAMQAAAAINQSMMYQNHGIPADYPYQMFNGANPMYGGIPQYYGGVNMPMNPYYDPYGIINPLSCAPLNLEKNKKRSKKFYCC, encoded by the exons CTATTTGTTTACTcgtttacatatttattaagttttccatttttcccttttctgcgAAGTAAATTTTGCACCCCCACGCGCGCCTCGCCTTTTTATTCCCAAAACAACTGCCAGCAACTCAGTTTTAACGACAAAATGGAGTCTTCCGAGGCACAAAGTTTAAAAGTTGTGCAGAGCAACCCGAATGAACAGAGTGCGTACAAAGACACACACACCACGGCGCTGCCAGAAAACTACAATGAATCTGCCAACAATGTAGGCAAAACGAATCCATTGGAAGGGTATTACACAGTGGCACAGGACGATAGCACACCAATAGATGCTAACAATATTCCCTATATAATTCCTGAGATGAATGAATCCGGGATGACCGTCGACCCAACGGCCATGCAAGCGGCTGCCGCGATCAACCAAAGTATGATGTACCAGAACCATGGCATTCCAGCGGATTACCCC TACCAAATGTTTAACGGAGCAAACCCAATGTATGGTGGAATTCCCCAGTATTATGGAGGTGTGAACATGCCAATGAACCCTTACTATGACCCGTACGGAATTATTAACCCTTTATCGTGTGCACCCCTAAACTtagaaaagaacaaaaagaggaGCAAGAAGTTTTACTGTTGCTGA
- a CDS encoding hypothetical protein (putative) encodes MANKQRERYEIDCTCLDLFEKCTKSYNFRDCVVIKKCIKNGTLKEADSVCIYGREKCGKTLLLTEIVAEMTAVKELNGMNCKVVYLDCDLTFNYKNYESIIGKKFNKRVNYDHSSTCASGGSYQNMNLGKAFLENSFSNMYYFRIFNPGHLLLILNTLKNLLKKKFFEALFIDSLSFWNACKYDKVNLFSDNNYVKRKTSDLLDYAFTLILNLKKKYKFLFFYSKLCNEERFIDYTVKLVVERPGGQNKASVTEGRTHKRKDRNVKKETHLTAKEHTTQEESFLIPHSFNDILNTHIFRKKDFTSNNFLVEKPFFIYLIPNEKKGKKKKKKKKNKKHFADIHQKEDSTHLNILMCLSSEMKDADKAQYLKFFFMIANSHTIAPL; translated from the coding sequence ATGGCAAATAAACAAAGGGAACGTTACGAAATAGATTGTACATGTTTGGACCTATTCGAAAAGTGCACAAAAAGCTACAACTTCAGAGACTGCGTAGTGATAAAGAAGTGTatcaaaaatggaacacTGAAGGAGGCTGAtagtgtgtgtatatatgggagagaaaaatgcgGGAAAACGCTTCTTTTGACGGAGATAGTAGCCGAGATGACGGCCGTAAAGGAACTCAACGGAATGAACTGCAAAGTGGTGTACCTCGATTGCGACCTTACGTTTaactataaaaattatgaaagcatcatagggaaaaaatttaacaaacgtGTAAACTATGATCACAGTAGTACCTGCGCCAGTGGTGGTAGCTAccaaaatatgaatttaGGAAAAgcctttttggaaaattctttttcgAACATGTATTATTTTCGAATATTTAATCCAGGTCATCTACTACTCATTTTAAAtacgttaaaaaatttattaaaaaaaaaattttttgaagctTTATTTATTGACTCTCTATCCTTTTGGAATGCCTGCAAATATGACAAAGTAAATTTGTTCTCTGATAATAATTacgtaaaaaggaaaacgtcCGATTTGCTGGACTATGCATTTACACTCATTttgaatttgaagaaaaagtacaaatttttattcttctatTCGAAGTTATGTAACGAGGAGAGGTTTATTGACTACACGGTTAAGTTGGTTGTTGAGAGGCCAGGGGGACAAAATAAAGCCAGTGTCACTGAGGGAAGGACGCACAAGCGGAAAGAtagaaatgtgaaaaaagaaacgcacTTAACTGCTAAGGAGCATACCACACAGGAAGAGTCCTTTCTGATTCCACACAGCTTTAATGACATCCtaaatacacacatatttcgaaaaaaagacTTCACcagcaataattttttagtggaaaaaccatttttcatttatttaataccaaatgagaagaagggcaagaagaagaagaagaagaagaagaataagaagCACTTTGCTGATATTCACCAAAAGGAGGATTCCACCCATTTGAACATCTTAATGTGTTTATCGTCCGAAATGAAGGATGCTGACAAGGCTcagtatttaaaatttttttttatgatagcAAATTCGCACACAATTGCGCCGTTG
- a CDS encoding hypothetical protein (putative): TATSANADEGATLGPSEVSKIEAILDKILPHRDINVVTLKSVRKDVADYLNVDESYFSESKEKKELLKSILKEKLLKIYKQQKEEETTDDIENSEYNDEVKKGDSKQKINKSASKIASKSASKSASKSASKSPKNKDKRGEKKNSDNDEAPEEEEDNYTDDSMGDNSQVPKKKKKGKEQNDDDDDEYDEDEEEDKQTDFDYDAHKRKANNEDASKKKSISSGNNSSKEKNVHTVKKEKLRKLVLDLKIGPTIFKDLNKEDEEAYNKKLEQRIITFCEKKHVCSESGRLPNPNEIHEYRKKIKLKEELDGIDPSNILDSSTRVRRRNPNAYVPQSFAEIDEDGEEVEDEEEEDEDDEEDDDDDDEEVDGAEDDADEGAEEDVSEEDDDEDDDDEEEDDDEDDDDEDEVAKSKKKKKLKKTISKKKTRVLEDDD, encoded by the exons ACTGCCACTAGCGCAAACGCAGATGAAGGAGCCACACTGGGCCCCTCGGAAGTATCCAAAATCGAAGCCATACTTGACAAAATTCTCCCGCATAGGGATATAAACGTAGTAACCCTAAAGAGCGTAAGAAAAGACGTGGcggattatttaaatgtgGATGAATCGTACTTTTCGGagagcaaagaaaaaaaagaattactgAAAAGTATCTTGAAAGAGAAGctgttaaaaatttacaagcaacagaaggaggaggagacgACGGATGATATTGAAAATAGCGAATACAACGATGAAGTGAAAAAGGGCGACTCGAAacagaaaataaacaaaagtGCAAGCAAAATTGCCAGCAAAAGTGCGAGCAAAAGCGCAAGCAAAAGCGCAAGCAAAAGCCCgaaaaataaagacaaacgtggagagaagaaaaactcCGATAATGATGAGGCAccagaagaggaagaagacaacTATACAGATGACAGCATGGGAGATA ATAGTCAAGTaccaaagaaaaagaaaaagggaaaggaacaaaatgacgacgacgatgatgaatatgatgaggatgaagaagaggaTAAACAAACTGATTTCGATTATGATGCTCACAAACGTAAAGCCAATAATGAGGatgcttccaaaaaaaaaagtatcagCAGTGGAAATAATAgtagtaaagaaaaaaatgtacatactgtgaaaaaagaaaaattaagaaaattaGTTTtggatttaaaaattggacCCACTATTTTTAAAGACTTAAACAAAGAGGATGAAGAAGCatacaataaaaaacttGAACAGAGAATAATTAcgttttgcgaaaaaaagcaTGTGTGCTCGGAAAGTGGAAGATTACCCAATCCGAATGAAATACACgagtacagaaaaaaaattaaactgaAGGAAGAATTAGATGGTATTGACCCATCCAACATCCTCGACTCCAGCACAAGGGTGAGGAGAAGGAACCCCAATGCTTATGTGCCGCAGTCCTTTGCAGAGATTGATGAGGACGGGGAGGAAGTAGaggacgaagaggaagaagatgaggatgatgaggaggacgatgatgatgatgatgaagaggTCGACGGAGCGGAAGATGATGCAGACGAGGGGGCAGAAGAGGACGTCTCTGAAGAAGACGACGATGAGGATGACGACGATGAGGAAgaggatgatgatgaggacgacgatgatgaggacGAGGTGGCTAAAtctaaaaagaagaaaaagttaaaaaaaacaatcagCAAGAAGAAGACTCGTGTGTTGGAGGACGACGACTAA